The Argopecten irradians isolate NY chromosome 6, Ai_NY, whole genome shotgun sequence genome has a window encoding:
- the LOC138326401 gene encoding mucin-22-like — protein MSLVGSQTRGALLTGSQERMMSLVGSQTRGASLAGSQALMISLIGSQARMASLVASQARRTSLVGSQEHMISLVGSQAQRTSLVGSQERMMSLVGSQTSGASLAGSQARMIPLFESQARRTSLLGTKTRMISLVGSQARRTSLVGSQALVISLIGSQARMISLVGSQAHRTSLVESQERMMSLVGSQTRGASLTGSQERIMSLVGSQTRGASLAGSQALMISLIGSQALMISLIGSQARMASLVASQARRTSLVGSQERMISLVGSQAHRTSLVGGQERMMSLAGSQARMIPLF, from the coding sequence ATGTCACTGGTTGGAAGTCAAACACGCGGGGCATTACTGACTGGAAGTCAAGAACGCATGATGTCACTGGTTGGAAGTCAAACACGCGGGGCATCACTGGCTGGAAGTCAAGCACTCATGATATCACTGATTGGAAGTCAAGCACGCATGGCATCACTGGTTGCAAGTCAAGCACGCAGAACATCTCTGGTTGGAAGTCAAGAACACATGATATCACTGGTTGGAAGTCAAGCACAGAGAACATCTCTGGTTGGAAGTCAAGAACGCATGATGTCACTGGTTGGAAGTCAAACAAGCGGGGCATCACTGGCTGGAAGTCAAGCACGAATGATACCACTGTTTGAAAGTCAAGCACGCAGAACATCTCTGCTTGGAACTAAAACACGCATGATATCATTGGTTGGAAGTCAAGCACGCAGAACATCTCTGGTTGGAAGTCAAGCACTCGTGATATCACTGATTGGAAGTCAAGCACGCATGATATCACTGGTTGGAAGTCAAGCACACAGAACATCTCTGGTTGAAAGTCAAGAACGCATGATGTCACTGGTTGGAAGTCAAACACGCGGGGCATCACTGACTGGAAGTCAAGAACGCATAATGTCACTGGTTGGAAGTCAAACACGCGGGGCATCACTGGCTGGAAGTCAAGCACTCATGATATCACTGATTGGAAGTCAAGCACTCATGATATCACTGATTGGAAGTCAAGCACGCATGGCATCACTGGTTGCAAGTCAAGCACGCAGAACATCTCTGGTTGGAAGTCAAGAACGCATGATATCACTGGTTGGAAGTCAAGCACACAGAACATCTCTGGTTGGAGGTCAAGAACGCATGATGTCACTGGCTGGAAGTCAAGCACGAATGATACCACTGTTTTAA